The Halorussus limi genome has a segment encoding these proteins:
- a CDS encoding universal stress protein — protein sequence MPLTGDSTILVPVDVSVAEPPDQEVLELLRPVNLVVLGYYPVPKQTAPAHLKEDHESDASERLDDLVRQFDSTEHDVEGVLVFTKDRQDSIDRVADQHDCDAVFVPGEAGPVERILVPLRGDVNLERIISLVGDLVRASDATVTLFHSVEEGTDPSQGEFVLRGAADRLSEEGIDRDRLDWELSGAEDPKSAIIDIAAEHDLIILGETEPSLRGRILGTVLTPILDGTEKPAIVVRDIN from the coding sequence ATGCCCCTCACCGGTGACTCGACGATTCTCGTTCCGGTCGACGTCTCCGTCGCAGAACCACCTGATCAGGAGGTTTTAGAACTACTTCGACCGGTTAACCTCGTGGTACTCGGTTACTATCCGGTCCCAAAACAGACCGCCCCAGCTCATCTCAAGGAAGACCACGAATCCGACGCCTCAGAGCGATTGGACGACCTCGTTAGACAGTTTGACAGTACTGAACACGACGTCGAGGGCGTCCTCGTCTTCACGAAGGACCGTCAGGATTCCATCGACCGGGTCGCAGATCAACACGACTGCGACGCGGTCTTTGTCCCCGGTGAAGCCGGACCCGTCGAACGGATACTCGTTCCCCTTCGAGGAGACGTGAACCTAGAGCGAATCATCTCACTCGTCGGCGATCTCGTCCGAGCGAGTGATGCGACTGTCACCTTGTTTCATTCTGTTGAGGAGGGGACCGATCCGAGTCAAGGAGAGTTTGTTCTCCGGGGTGCAGCTGACCGGCTATCGGAGGAGGGAATCGATCGCGACCGGCTCGACTGGGAACTTTCCGGAGCCGAGGATCCGAAGTCAGCGATTATCGACATCGCTGCGGAGCACGATCTGATCATTCTTGGGGAAACAGAACCATCACTTCGAGGCCGGATTCTGGGAACTGTTCTCACTCCGATCCTCGATGGAACCGAGAAACCTGCGATCGTCGTTCGAGACATCAATTAG
- a CDS encoding CPBP family intramembrane glutamic endopeptidase: MIAYTIIFISIPVLVAPSGDSLFRSALLRTILTVCVIGLLFGAATYIDKRPIRSFGLEIDGRWGVDALVGLIIGGAIPTVATVLGLVGGWMTVSGVEYTPTATYLRDLGFAIVITVGIAIVEELVFRGYVLSNAIEGLNFRWLSQPVRVGTALGLSALLFALTHPAPELVNGLHFLCAGLLLGLAYLCSGQLALPIGIHAGFNFVSAYVFPTAADPSVAVLSLTVHGPSWLTGQTGFIPLVLQFPAALAIIGYIWWQTGDFGISPTVKSRNLEG, from the coding sequence TTGATAGCCTACACCATTATCTTCATCTCGATTCCGGTCCTCGTAGCGCCATCTGGTGACAGCCTCTTCCGGTCTGCTTTGCTTCGCACGATACTCACAGTCTGTGTGATTGGGCTCCTGTTTGGGGCAGCAACCTACATCGACAAACGCCCCATTCGCTCGTTTGGACTCGAGATTGACGGGCGGTGGGGGGTTGACGCACTCGTCGGCCTCATAATTGGAGGCGCAATCCCAACAGTAGCAACTGTACTCGGATTGGTTGGTGGCTGGATGACAGTTAGTGGAGTGGAGTACACTCCAACAGCCACCTATCTCCGAGATCTCGGCTTTGCTATCGTTATTACAGTGGGTATCGCGATTGTTGAAGAACTCGTTTTTCGAGGGTACGTACTCTCGAACGCCATCGAGGGGCTTAACTTTCGATGGCTGTCCCAGCCCGTAAGGGTCGGTACTGCATTGGGGTTGTCCGCCCTTCTATTCGCACTCACGCATCCAGCACCTGAACTCGTCAATGGTCTCCATTTCCTGTGTGCCGGTCTTTTGCTGGGCCTCGCATACCTCTGTTCGGGACAGCTCGCCCTCCCAATCGGCATCCACGCTGGCTTCAATTTCGTCTCTGCGTACGTCTTTCCGACAGCTGCTGATCCATCAGTAGCCGTGCTCTCGTTGACCGTCCACGGGCCCTCCTGGCTCACCGGGCAGACGGGATTTATACCGTTGGTACTCCAGTTCCCGGCGGCACTTGCGATCATAGGATACATTTGGTGGCAAACTGGCGATTTCGGTATCAGCCCAACGGTTAAATCCAGAAATCTCGAGGGGTGA
- a CDS encoding lysylphosphatidylglycerol synthase transmembrane domain-containing protein, whose translation MNRNQVRATALGFLGVFVVFGILAYLVGAEGFIQELADANRRIVALILLVTLGWLAAWGIGLRTVLAVMDIEISFIRSFFILNGAMFSNNITPFGQAGGEPVTALLISKVTDSEYEQGLAAIASVDTLNFIPSVTFALIGAGYYATKMSFGRRLQFLVAGIIILAIVAPAVGYLSWRRRTRVQSWIVRILTPGLKRLGGILPRMQSPTRQAIRSRVRHFVAAIERVAGDRRGIIVALAASTAGWVLQMVALWLAFLAIGSPIPFSVLLFVIPVGALAAITPLPGGAGGIEVVLVGVLTTLPELAIGGGTAFAAVAIFRGAVYWVPVTIGGVVMGIVGVDAV comes from the coding sequence ATGAACCGGAATCAAGTACGCGCGACTGCACTCGGATTTCTTGGCGTGTTTGTCGTCTTTGGTATATTGGCATATCTTGTCGGCGCAGAAGGATTCATTCAGGAACTTGCTGACGCTAATCGTCGTATCGTTGCACTTATCCTCCTAGTTACACTCGGATGGCTCGCTGCGTGGGGAATTGGTCTTCGGACAGTCCTGGCGGTGATGGACATCGAGATCTCGTTCATACGATCGTTTTTCATTCTCAACGGAGCAATGTTCTCGAACAACATCACCCCATTTGGGCAAGCAGGTGGTGAACCGGTGACCGCACTGCTTATCTCAAAAGTAACTGACTCGGAATACGAGCAAGGGCTAGCAGCTATCGCAAGCGTAGATACCCTCAACTTCATTCCATCGGTGACGTTCGCTCTGATCGGTGCCGGATATTACGCCACCAAAATGTCGTTCGGGCGGCGCCTGCAATTCCTCGTCGCTGGTATCATCATCCTTGCTATAGTTGCCCCCGCCGTCGGATATCTTTCGTGGCGAAGGCGAACTCGGGTACAGTCGTGGATCGTTCGAATTCTCACTCCAGGTCTCAAACGGCTAGGTGGGATTCTCCCGCGGATGCAATCCCCCACACGACAGGCTATCCGCTCTCGGGTCAGGCATTTTGTCGCCGCTATAGAACGCGTGGCGGGGGATCGTCGGGGAATTATTGTTGCACTCGCTGCCTCGACGGCTGGCTGGGTCCTCCAGATGGTCGCGCTCTGGTTAGCCTTTCTGGCGATCGGTTCTCCGATCCCGTTCTCCGTCCTGTTATTCGTGATCCCAGTTGGGGCTCTCGCTGCGATCACGCCGCTTCCAGGTGGCGCTGGTGGCATAGAGGTAGTACTCGTCGGCGTGCTTACTACCCTTCCTGAACTGGCGATTGGAGGGGGTACCGCCTTCGCCGCTGTCGCTATTTTTCGGGGAGCAGTTTACTGGGTTCCTGTGACTATCGGTGGCGTAGTAATGGGAATCGTAGGCGTTGACGCTGTTTGA
- a CDS encoding cation:proton antiporter regulatory subunit, translating into MTIYETEVPGVGHKFELELDGEERLIVLIHHDGKREVYRRPGENQDSQKLFSLTGKRARQLGSILEGAHFQPIEMDEIQVPLGEAIIEWVDIDSSSPLVGQTLRAANIREQTGVSIIAIQRAEKTIANPMPDTTIEADDILVTLGSRDEQQAFSELVETGSTDTSQA; encoded by the coding sequence ATGACGATCTATGAAACCGAAGTTCCAGGGGTCGGTCATAAATTCGAACTCGAACTGGATGGTGAGGAACGACTAATTGTACTCATTCACCACGATGGGAAGCGTGAGGTCTATCGCCGTCCTGGAGAAAACCAAGACAGCCAGAAGTTGTTCAGTCTTACTGGTAAGCGAGCGCGCCAGCTTGGCTCTATCCTTGAGGGAGCACACTTTCAGCCCATCGAAATGGACGAAATCCAAGTGCCCTTGGGCGAAGCGATCATCGAGTGGGTCGATATCGATTCATCATCACCATTAGTGGGACAGACCCTCCGGGCGGCCAATATTCGGGAGCAGACCGGCGTATCAATTATTGCAATTCAGCGGGCCGAAAAGACGATAGCGAATCCGATGCCCGATACGACTATCGAGGCTGATGATATCCTCGTCACGCTCGGGAGCCGGGACGAGCAACAGGCGTTCTCCGAACTTGTCGAAACCGGATCTACCGATACTTCGCAGGCCTAA
- a CDS encoding cation:proton antiporter, which produces MAELLLVEIGIALTGIALAGALANRIGLSVIPAYIIIGILIGPNEPSSIGGISLTLVEHREFIDVLAELGIIFLLFFLGLEFSVSQLLADRKRIAKIGSIDFLINFGLGLTLGVVFGYTLLETFFIAGIVYISSSAVITKSLIDNGWVANPESSPILGTLVFEDILIAIYLALLSAVALGEGTALDAAMSVGSAFAFLGVLTVVAWYGSEYVERAFDADSDELFLLRVLGITTLIAGAALTAGLSEAVAAFFVGTAFSGTDHTERIEDVVAPARDFFAAVFFFSIGLTTDITLLANVVWLLLAAILVTTAGKLVSGTLSGQVYGLDRIRSARVGFGMVPRGEFSLVIATLAASVGTGALGSVIPAFTVGYVLLMSILGTVLIQNSDPILDRVPLRLRKSTPE; this is translated from the coding sequence ATGGCGGAACTGTTGCTTGTCGAGATCGGCATCGCACTGACTGGTATCGCGCTCGCAGGTGCTTTGGCCAACCGCATCGGCCTGTCCGTAATCCCAGCATACATCATCATCGGGATCCTCATCGGACCGAATGAGCCGTCCTCAATTGGCGGAATCTCACTCACCCTCGTCGAACATCGGGAGTTTATCGATGTACTCGCTGAACTCGGTATCATATTCCTGTTGTTCTTCCTTGGTCTCGAGTTCAGCGTCTCTCAGCTGCTGGCCGATCGGAAACGCATCGCGAAAATCGGGAGTATCGACTTCCTCATCAACTTCGGTCTCGGCCTGACTCTTGGTGTCGTCTTCGGCTACACGCTCTTGGAGACGTTCTTCATCGCGGGGATCGTCTACATTTCCTCGAGTGCCGTGATCACGAAGTCACTCATCGATAACGGCTGGGTTGCGAACCCGGAGAGTAGCCCGATCTTGGGCACACTCGTCTTTGAAGATATTCTCATCGCCATCTACTTAGCACTACTATCGGCGGTCGCACTGGGTGAGGGGACAGCTCTGGATGCTGCGATGTCTGTGGGGTCGGCGTTTGCGTTTCTCGGTGTCCTCACCGTCGTTGCGTGGTACGGCTCGGAGTACGTGGAGCGAGCGTTCGACGCGGATTCAGATGAACTATTCCTGCTTCGGGTTCTGGGGATCACGACACTCATAGCCGGTGCAGCTCTCACCGCTGGACTCAGTGAAGCTGTCGCTGCGTTCTTCGTCGGGACAGCGTTCAGCGGAACCGACCATACCGAACGGATCGAGGACGTCGTCGCACCTGCCCGTGACTTCTTTGCTGCTGTGTTCTTCTTCTCGATCGGGCTCACGACAGACATTACATTACTCGCCAACGTCGTCTGGTTGCTCCTTGCAGCCATTCTCGTCACGACTGCTGGAAAGCTGGTGAGTGGCACACTGTCCGGTCAAGTCTACGGATTGGATCGAATACGTTCGGCCCGTGTCGGTTTTGGGATGGTGCCACGAGGTGAGTTTTCTCTCGTGATCGCTACACTTGCTGCCAGTGTTGGCACTGGGGCACTCGGATCCGTAATTCCCGCATTTACGGTTGGTTACGTCTTGCTGATGAGCATCTTGGGGACTGTTCTGATCCAGAACTCGGATCCGATTCTGGACCGTGTTCCACTGAGACTGCGAAAGTCAACACCCGAGTGA
- a CDS encoding TrkH family potassium uptake protein, with the protein MRIRVDWRVSCRLVGTILKWLWVPLLFPLGIALYDGTALLPFVLPILGTVLLGFGLEQLTDERDLRAREAFLMVSLTWLSIALVGAVPFLLAGEGTLAEPVNALFESMSGITTTGATVIVNFDRHSRAILMWRAVLQWLGGLGILVLATAVLSQLSVGGAQLMETESQTQDVNKLTPKISETAALLWKLYIGLTGLQVAVLYGLHLVGYAPEMTLYDAIAHAFTTIATSGFSPRGDSIAAFSPAVQWVIIPFMAIGATSFVLLYFVFQGNFDRLRNSDEFRFYVAILGFFSLGVGGMLFANGGPYTSLEEIARHAIFQVVSIVTTTGYASTDFNLWSAGPKHLLFVCMFIGGMAGSTTCSIKTLRWLVVVKAFRRDLFTAASPSAIRPVRLSGSVIDEETIRDIYAYTLVSLVFFILATIFVVLDASRVQLTVSEFEAMSAAAATFFNIGPAFGIAGPLESYEPFPRSTKLVMTFLMWVGRIEIIPVLVLLTPSYWQS; encoded by the coding sequence ATGAGGATTCGCGTCGATTGGCGGGTTAGCTGCCGACTGGTTGGAACGATTCTCAAGTGGCTGTGGGTGCCATTACTCTTCCCACTCGGTATCGCTCTCTACGACGGAACGGCACTGCTCCCGTTCGTCCTCCCGATATTGGGCACGGTACTCCTAGGATTCGGTCTCGAACAGCTAACCGACGAGCGTGACCTCCGTGCCCGGGAGGCGTTCCTGATGGTCTCGCTGACGTGGCTGAGCATAGCTCTCGTCGGTGCCGTCCCATTTCTGCTGGCTGGTGAAGGCACTCTTGCAGAACCTGTGAACGCGCTCTTCGAGAGTATGAGCGGCATCACGACTACCGGCGCGACGGTCATCGTGAATTTCGACCGCCACTCGCGGGCCATCCTCATGTGGCGAGCGGTTCTTCAGTGGCTCGGTGGGCTCGGAATCCTCGTGCTAGCGACGGCGGTCCTCTCCCAGTTATCCGTCGGTGGGGCGCAGCTCATGGAGACCGAAAGCCAGACCCAAGACGTCAACAAACTCACTCCCAAAATTTCGGAAACGGCTGCTCTTCTCTGGAAGCTCTATATCGGCCTGACCGGGCTCCAGGTGGCGGTTCTCTACGGGCTTCACTTGGTTGGATATGCACCGGAGATGACGTTGTACGATGCGATTGCGCACGCATTCACGACGATCGCGACGAGTGGCTTTTCACCCCGGGGGGACAGCATTGCTGCCTTCTCTCCTGCTGTGCAGTGGGTGATTATTCCGTTCATGGCAATCGGTGCAACCAGTTTCGTGTTACTCTACTTCGTCTTCCAAGGGAACTTCGACCGGCTCCGGAACAGCGACGAGTTTCGGTTCTACGTCGCGATCCTCGGGTTCTTTTCCCTCGGTGTTGGCGGGATGCTGTTCGCGAACGGCGGGCCATACACGAGCCTCGAAGAGATCGCTCGACACGCTATCTTCCAGGTTGTCTCAATCGTCACAACCACTGGCTACGCGAGCACGGACTTCAACCTCTGGTCGGCGGGACCCAAACACCTCCTGTTCGTCTGTATGTTCATCGGTGGAATGGCTGGCAGTACGACCTGTTCGATCAAGACGCTGCGCTGGTTGGTCGTCGTGAAGGCGTTTCGGCGCGACCTGTTTACGGCAGCTAGTCCAAGTGCGATTCGCCCAGTCCGACTGAGCGGATCCGTCATCGACGAAGAGACGATTCGGGATATCTATGCGTACACCCTCGTGAGTCTCGTGTTTTTCATCCTGGCGACGATTTTCGTCGTGCTCGACGCTTCTCGGGTACAATTAACGGTTTCTGAGTTTGAGGCGATGAGTGCTGCAGCAGCAACGTTCTTCAATATCGGACCGGCCTTCGGTATCGCAGGCCCACTCGAAAGCTACGAGCCGTTCCCGCGGTCGACGAAGCTCGTTATGACGTTCCTCATGTGGGTTGGACGGATCGAAATCATTCCGGTGCTGGTGCTATTGACGCCGTCCTACTGGCAATCGTGA
- the trkA gene encoding Trk system potassium transporter TrkA: MRVIVVGAGEVGSNIAVSLAESHDVIVIDVDPEKVDELTYSNDILAIEGDGTSLETLENAGIAEADMLIASTDDDETNLVTCGTAKTVGGVFTIARTRNTNFFKTWTKSEDAFGVDFMVSTNLLTANDIVRVVGLPAAIDVDPFAGGLVQMAEFEVTAESEIAGQTVEEADKFEALTFAALVQDGDVVIARGQTRIEAGNRVIVIGSPESVQSFSRTVASPESSDEARNIVVVGGSDIGYHTAKLLEERGIEPRLIEQDADRGRELAEDLPGTIVLEHDATDTDFLVGEQIDRADAVIAATDSDEKNLLVSLLAQNIGVQRTVAVVEEGQYAGLFEAIGIDVAINPREATAEEIIRFTQKGQVENLSLIEDRQAEVLEIEVDEESVLTGRPIRECVTELPSDVVIGAVTRDQEFIVPRGETVIEPGDHVVLFVATDVLSPVMDLV, translated from the coding sequence ATGCGTGTAATCGTAGTTGGGGCTGGTGAAGTCGGTTCCAATATCGCAGTCAGTCTCGCCGAGAGCCACGACGTCATCGTTATCGATGTTGACCCCGAGAAAGTTGATGAACTTACCTATTCGAACGACATCTTAGCGATAGAGGGGGACGGGACCTCGCTGGAGACACTCGAAAACGCTGGCATCGCCGAAGCAGACATGCTCATCGCCAGTACAGACGACGATGAGACGAACCTCGTCACCTGTGGAACCGCGAAAACAGTTGGTGGCGTCTTTACTATTGCCAGGACTCGAAATACGAACTTCTTCAAGACTTGGACAAAGTCGGAGGATGCATTCGGCGTCGACTTCATGGTCTCGACGAATCTCCTCACGGCGAATGATATCGTCCGCGTCGTCGGGCTCCCAGCAGCAATCGACGTCGACCCGTTCGCTGGCGGACTCGTCCAGATGGCCGAGTTCGAGGTGACAGCAGAAAGTGAAATCGCGGGACAGACCGTCGAAGAGGCGGATAAATTCGAGGCGCTCACGTTCGCTGCACTTGTTCAGGATGGCGACGTCGTAATCGCTCGTGGGCAGACGCGTATCGAAGCTGGGAACAGGGTGATCGTCATCGGCAGTCCAGAGAGTGTCCAATCCTTTTCGAGAACGGTTGCCTCACCTGAATCTTCAGATGAGGCCCGCAATATTGTCGTCGTTGGTGGGAGCGACATCGGATATCACACGGCTAAGCTACTCGAAGAGCGTGGTATCGAACCTCGTCTAATCGAACAAGATGCGGACCGTGGTCGGGAACTCGCCGAAGACCTCCCCGGAACAATCGTGTTGGAACACGATGCGACAGATACAGATTTCCTCGTCGGGGAACAGATCGATCGAGCGGACGCAGTCATCGCAGCGACCGACAGCGACGAAAAGAACCTCCTCGTCTCGCTGCTCGCACAGAACATTGGAGTTCAACGAACAGTCGCCGTTGTCGAGGAAGGGCAATACGCCGGCTTATTTGAGGCGATCGGGATCGACGTCGCAATCAATCCACGTGAAGCGACTGCAGAGGAGATCATCCGCTTTACACAGAAGGGCCAGGTCGAAAACCTCTCACTTATCGAAGATCGTCAAGCTGAGGTGCTGGAGATCGAGGTCGACGAGGAAAGCGTCCTCACCGGTCGACCGATCCGCGAGTGCGTTACCGAACTCCCATCCGACGTCGTCATTGGAGCGGTCACTCGCGATCAGGAGTTCATCGTTCCCCGCGGCGAAACCGTCATCGAACCCGGCGATCACGTCGTTCTCTTTGTGGCTACAGATGTCCTTTCTCCTGTTATGGATCTCGTATGA
- a CDS encoding diadenylate cyclase, with product MSEPDADPLRVEYTTVGELIDFIIYAIEDISLEFERWGEEHVRGPGLYFVVVAGVHSGAYADPLGENVWPTETCRVVTENLDGFVQAARTVGHSRDGAVVVSTDGTIQEQMVRIKSPNSDEAEAAETIEYADWMGTKHLSAIEVSVREEVVAAVTLSEEDGRMTLFEDGDYNDYQRDELGGEWRPSG from the coding sequence ATGTCCGAGCCGGATGCGGATCCGTTGCGCGTAGAGTACACGACAGTTGGTGAACTCATTGACTTCATCATATATGCGATCGAGGATATTAGTCTCGAATTCGAGAGGTGGGGCGAAGAGCACGTTCGGGGACCGGGGTTGTACTTCGTGGTCGTGGCAGGGGTGCATTCTGGCGCGTATGCGGACCCACTGGGCGAGAACGTCTGGCCGACCGAGACCTGTCGGGTCGTCACGGAGAATCTCGACGGATTCGTCCAGGCAGCGCGAACGGTCGGCCATTCACGTGACGGCGCGGTTGTCGTCAGTACGGACGGAACTATCCAAGAGCAGATGGTCCGGATCAAAAGTCCGAATTCCGACGAAGCGGAGGCGGCAGAAACGATTGAGTATGCTGACTGGATGGGAACGAAGCACTTGAGCGCAATCGAGGTGTCTGTCCGTGAAGAAGTGGTCGCGGCTGTGACGCTCAGTGAGGAAGACGGTCGCATGACACTCTTTGAGGATGGGGATTACAACGATTATCAGCGCGATGAGTTAGGTGGTGAGTGGCGTCCTTCGGGTTGA
- a CDS encoding amino acid permease: protein MADDSISSSTQAGGGQSVTEELNPEIGLLGALAIGVGTMIAAGIFVLSGLAVEKVGAVAILSFLIAAIVAAFTAAAYAEFSSIYQESGGGYMYTANTFDNNLTYIMGWTMILGYPASAAFYLAAFSDWFYRFIYPALSIPEAIPFWVPGIVILSLLVLVNMRGTEESNQFQIIVTGLKVALLLLFLYGGLQALDPAVIQQSVTENISEFANIGLTSALVFITFFGFSAIATNAEEIKDPGDTIPKAIYLSMGIVTVIYTLVVLVIVIAVNSDAFVQFLAANVDLGGVDAAEYIATHGEVSMGYAARFFLGLPYNAGFYVIIVGALFSMLSAANATIMAGSRVKLAMSRRNHLPRSLEAIHPNWGTPYKTVLMTGGLIFLYIFVFAVLFGETGGSRPLFGIHLGIEGLAQFANFLLITGLTVVNVALVVNRRKYPDINRGFRVPLVPIIPAIAVLANLVLIGTIVTDTVGQYAVALGVLAEVIGVGIWFAWKSRTPSVEQLEEETPTAVAEYTAPGNGYQIVVPIANPRNAPQLMRTATTLANENDGEVLVMSAVTVPNQTPLSRGRERTGEKRAVLDQAMDIAEEEGVPVSGTIRIGHHAADAIINTVAQHGSDAVLVGWGGDRSSDSDVVLGSVVDRVVAEADCDVFVERIGIEADGDLDSILLPTAGGPHAELAAETAAALARGTGATVTSAYVIDPDASDAEYERARSLLASATEAFETGGAFETTLLEGEDVVATLVEASADHDLTIIGATREGAFQRFLFGTIPETVAMRASNTVIMAKRNLDVRSRLQQSIDILRERLTGQSNTMEQGGEE from the coding sequence ATGGCCGATGATTCAATTTCGTCTTCTACTCAGGCAGGGGGTGGGCAAAGCGTAACCGAAGAACTCAATCCGGAAATCGGGCTCCTCGGCGCGCTGGCGATCGGCGTGGGGACGATGATTGCCGCTGGCATTTTCGTTCTGTCCGGCCTCGCCGTCGAAAAGGTCGGTGCCGTCGCTATCCTCTCGTTTCTTATCGCTGCGATAGTCGCCGCGTTCACCGCCGCCGCCTACGCCGAATTCTCCTCCATCTACCAGGAGAGTGGGGGCGGATACATGTACACCGCTAACACCTTCGACAACAATCTCACCTACATCATGGGATGGACGATGATTCTCGGCTATCCCGCGAGCGCCGCCTTCTACCTCGCTGCGTTCTCTGACTGGTTCTACCGGTTCATCTATCCCGCTCTGAGCATCCCCGAGGCAATTCCGTTCTGGGTCCCGGGAATCGTCATTCTCTCTTTGCTTGTGCTCGTCAATATGCGCGGCACAGAGGAATCCAACCAGTTCCAGATCATCGTCACCGGCCTGAAGGTCGCGCTGTTGCTGTTGTTTCTCTACGGTGGATTACAGGCGCTGGATCCGGCGGTCATCCAACAGTCAGTCACAGAGAACATTAGCGAGTTCGCCAACATCGGCCTGACCAGTGCCCTCGTGTTCATCACGTTCTTCGGCTTCTCCGCGATCGCCACCAACGCCGAGGAAATCAAAGACCCTGGTGACACTATCCCGAAAGCGATCTATCTCAGCATGGGGATTGTGACGGTCATCTACACGCTGGTCGTGCTGGTGATCGTCATCGCCGTCAACAGTGATGCCTTCGTTCAATTCCTCGCAGCGAATGTTGATCTCGGTGGCGTGGACGCCGCCGAATACATCGCTACCCATGGAGAGGTATCGATGGGGTACGCGGCTCGGTTCTTCCTCGGATTGCCCTACAACGCCGGGTTCTACGTGATTATCGTCGGGGCACTGTTCTCGATGCTGTCGGCTGCAAATGCGACGATCATGGCCGGGTCGCGCGTGAAACTGGCAATGAGTCGCCGGAACCACCTGCCACGAAGCCTCGAGGCGATTCATCCGAACTGGGGGACGCCGTACAAGACGGTGCTCATGACTGGGGGACTCATCTTCCTGTATATCTTCGTGTTCGCGGTGTTGTTCGGTGAGACCGGTGGCTCCCGCCCGCTGTTCGGTATACACCTCGGGATCGAGGGGCTCGCACAGTTCGCTAATTTCCTGTTGATCACTGGTCTCACGGTCGTCAACGTCGCGTTAGTCGTCAACCGTCGCAAGTATCCTGACATCAACCGTGGCTTCCGGGTCCCGCTGGTCCCGATCATCCCGGCGATTGCCGTCCTCGCTAACCTCGTGCTCATCGGAACCATCGTCACCGATACGGTCGGACAGTACGCCGTCGCACTCGGGGTTCTAGCGGAGGTTATCGGCGTGGGAATCTGGTTCGCCTGGAAGAGTCGGACACCGTCAGTCGAACAACTCGAGGAGGAGACACCGACGGCTGTCGCCGAATATACGGCTCCTGGTAACGGCTATCAGATTGTCGTCCCGATTGCGAATCCACGGAATGCACCCCAGTTAATGCGAACTGCGACGACACTCGCCAATGAAAACGACGGCGAAGTGCTCGTCATGAGTGCGGTCACTGTTCCCAACCAGACGCCGCTCTCGCGTGGACGTGAACGGACCGGCGAGAAGCGTGCCGTCCTCGACCAAGCGATGGATATCGCCGAGGAGGAGGGAGTTCCCGTCAGCGGGACGATCAGGATTGGCCACCACGCCGCCGACGCCATCATCAACACGGTCGCCCAGCACGGCAGCGACGCCGTCCTCGTCGGATGGGGTGGCGACCGGTCGAGCGATAGTGACGTCGTACTCGGCTCTGTCGTCGATCGTGTTGTCGCCGAAGCCGACTGTGACGTCTTCGTCGAGCGGATCGGGATAGAAGCCGACGGCGATCTCGATTCGATCCTGTTACCGACGGCGGGTGGCCCACACGCCGAACTGGCAGCCGAAACGGCCGCCGCGCTCGCCCGCGGAACTGGCGCGACAGTGACGTCCGCCTACGTCATCGACCCCGACGCGTCCGACGCGGAATACGAGCGGGCACGCTCGTTGCTCGCTTCGGCGACCGAGGCGTTCGAAACCGGTGGAGCATTCGAGACAACCCTCCTAGAAGGAGAAGACGTGGTGGCGACCTTGGTTGAGGCGAGTGCAGATCACGACCTCACCATCATCGGCGCGACGCGGGAAGGCGCGTTCCAGCGGTTCCTGTTCGGCACGATTCCGGAAACGGTCGCCATGCGAGCGTCTAACACGGTCATCATGGCCAAGCGGAACCTAGACGTGCGGTCGCGACTTCAACAGTCGATCGACATATTACGCGAGCGTCTGACTGGGCAGTCAAACACGATGGAGCAAGGTGGGGAGGAATAA